In one Pseudoliparis swirei isolate HS2019 ecotype Mariana Trench chromosome 23, NWPU_hadal_v1, whole genome shotgun sequence genomic region, the following are encoded:
- the LOC130188185 gene encoding trinucleotide repeat-containing gene 6A protein-like isoform X1, which yields MAPIRDSVSHSPNQTGLEHPGLDSQYETSPWSSGSPCSSDGNSNWSKVLVDGSADKPNNPSSTNSSVWPPSFSCSSSSSSSGCGSGSDPELASECMDADSSSSVGSEKNLAAVTTVMMMSANASSSVSSAASSPSSAMMVVVSVNGDSNGNSRQVIGGGIGTIGGANNGNNITGSSHYVTGSSSIGSNNHNNKPVNNSGVWGSNVIPTGGSSPCINGGLNPNTLNPNANHGAWPQSPSPASQGQRAPQAQGMSSKLGLAPQQSPVLGWGGKAAPNGSITMEDVEVNNGTASSKVLGSSNSGNDGLQPTNLNTESNGPNNTMMMNTTTTTTTNDTMTSSPPNSTASPQLSGDCSWGSVGGGNGVPLANGNSSSAAQHPQGELGGPGAFGTPWGATTYPGDKGTPNADTVNPPNPAAMQAGNPQIPSTAAYKSNNNHNSMLAPRWDQGPASNPNQPQSNWGLGSNKIPGSAGQTPGKGNQTTMGPPAGVPRPWGSSASSSSSSSSSSCASNNKTSNGEWRSVPPGNNHTDPGSHKVSSANNGWKSLEDDAMGMGGGGGGGGGGGGAGGGGGGGGVGGVGSGAVGSNALRSVTGGWGRTGGSEGSAESSGGQSSSDKDASQPKGGNRRKVVDPPTPVPAVPQSDVDPRVLSNTGWGQTPIRQNTSWDVNFSANHRLQGPKGDERKHSSGSGWGTATPAAPSQTSGGCGGGPGNSGPGGSNWGERNTSGGGGQSSWNDGSSYRGNNSSSNSNTWSNNANKDDRSNTWTNAPKPQQGWGSNGGNGSDRWGNGGDGARAGGKNHWGEPQKGGDGNRSGSGCWNESSRTNTSSSNTWGGSGGSNPQDQSTPNPNPGSNWGDSAHKPNPQSNGQGWGEPTKNNNGAQNWDEQNPKPSNEWGKGPESNMSRGNQGPDKPSGWQGGPMPAGGVKEEVSTGWEEPSPESVRRRTEIDDGTAAWGEPGKRSGGAVHMRNRSGQSEQEPVGPSAQHQAHPAARNSMPPPPHPPPQPMQTHAQDKSCSSTWGEPFPQKESSTWEPAPAPPVKVDNGTSAWGKPMDTSSTWEDPNRETREPGPGWNGQHKSAPGPKPMETWGGEEASMGNSWDQEEEVEIGMWSNSQQDNRSHDQSTWSYKHRCSNKMNKPVNKQDEPWMKPFINQFNSMNFPRDSPDDSMKTGAGMVQDKRMDMGGMGDYNGVMGKNPGSRHQLHKDSPMDRSPCYEKNVNPMMGGSSVAQGRGGPQSQVPPQPNLRNQVPPPILPPQVPPSLLKYPGGNGGLNPLFGPQQVAVLNQLTQLNQFSQLSQLNQISQLQRLLFQQQQQQQQQQQQKAQIQRPVGRPTEQTRPIGSSPSMMQPPRHLDPSMLKQAPPHKPYLDNYMSHNTPEMQKEAAALGSFSNFPLSLNSNLNVPMDMGGGGGGNAVGYKEPQSRLKKLWATDPLEQNSKPGAMSSGLRLEDSPFYDFLSPGPSPLSPPGQSMGSVGDGWPPRANSPLPHGNSVAWPPEFRPGEPWKGYPNIDPETDPYMTPGSVINSLSINTVRDTDHLRDRNNGPSSSLNTTMPSNSAWSSIRASSHSGSLTSTAQSTSARPSESKWSPGGGSVSNSSLAHELWKVPLPPKALAVAAPSRPPPGLTSQKPSSASSGWGASESRYTPGSSWGDSSSSGRSQWLVLRNLTPQIDGSTLRTLCMQHGPLITFHLNLPHGNAVVCYSSKDEAAKAQKSLHMCVLGNTTIVAEIASEEEINRFFAQGQSLATPSSGWQAISSSQSRMDQSHTFPSRAPEPNQWNGSDLHSSSLWGGPNYSSSLWGNPGGTEAGRLSSPSPISSFLPVDHLTGGGDSM from the exons ATGGCTCCCATTCGGGACTCCGTCAGCCACTCCCCTAATCAAACAG gTCTGGAGCACCCTGGCTTGGACTCGCAGTATGAGACTTCCCCCTGGTCCTCTGGCTCTCCCTGCAGCAGCGACGGCAACAGCAACTGGAGCAAAGTCCTAGTGGACGGGAGCGCCGACAAACCCAACAACCCGTCTTCAACCAACTCTTCCGTTTGGCCTCCTTCgttctcttgctcctcctcgtcttcctcttctggCTGCGGGTCCGGATCGGACCCCGAGTTGGCTTCAGAATGCATGGACGCAGACTCTAGCTCCTCGGTCGGCTCGGAGAAAAACCTCGCCGCTGTGACAacggtgatgatgatgtcagcaaatgcttcctcctctgtgtcttctgcggcctcttctccctcctctgccATGATGGTCGTCGTTTCAGTGAACGGAGACAGCAACGGGAACAGCCGTCAGGTAATAGGCGGAGGGATCGGAACCATCGGCGGTGCAAATAATGGAAATAACATCACCGGGTCCTCCCACTATGTGACCGGATCCAGCAGTATTGGCAGCAATAACCACAACAACAAGCCCGTCAATAATAGTGGTGTATGGGGCAGCAACGTGATCCCAACAGGCGGCAGCAGCCCCTGCATCAACGGAGGGTTAAATCCAAACACTTTAAACCCAAATGCCAACCACGGTGCCTGGCCGCAGAGCCCGAGCCCAGCGTCCCAGGGCCAACGGGCCCCACAGGCTCAGGGGATGAGTTCCAAACTAGGCCTAGCTCCCCAACAGAGCCCCGTGCTGGGCTGGGGGGGCAAGGCAGCGCCAAACGGCAGCATTACGATGGAAGATGTTGAGGTGAATAATGGTACAGCGAGCAGCAAGGTGTTAGGAAGCAGCAACAGTGGAAATGATGGCCTACAGCCGACCAACCTTAACACTGAATCCAATGGACCAAATAACACTATGATGATGAATACTACTACGACGACTACTACTAACGACACTATGACCTCTAGTCCACCAAACTCTACCGCCTCACCCCAGCTCAGCGGGGACTGCTCCTGGGGCTCTGTTGGAGGAGGGAACGGGGTTCCGCTGGCCAATGGAAACTCCTCATCAGCCGCCCAGCACCCCCAAGGAGAACTGGGCGGTCCCGGGGCCTTCGGTACACCTTGGGGTGCAACTACCTACCCTGGAGACAAAGGCACCCCAAATGCAGACACTGTGAACCCCCCAAACCCTGCCGCAATGCAGGCTGGGAACCCCCAAATACCCTCTACTGCTGCTTACAAGAGTAATAATAACCACAATAGCATGCTGGCCCCACGCTGGGACCAGGGGCCCGCCAGTAATCCAAACCAGCCCCAGAGCAACTGGGGTCTCGGCTCCAATAAAATCCCAGGTTCTGCAGGCCAAACGCCAGGAAAGGGGAACCAAACTACGATGGGCCCTCCAGCAGGGGTACCTCGCCCTTGGGGGAGCAGCGCatcgtcctcttcctcgtcaTCGTCGTCCTCTTGTGCATCTAACAACAAGACGTCAAATGGAGAATGGAGGTCGGTTCCTCCTGGTAACAACCACACAGATCCTGGAAGTCATAAAGTAAGCTCTGCCAACAATGGCTGGAAGAGCCTGGAGGATGACGCCATGggcatggggggagggggaggaggaggaggaggggggggaggagcggggggaggtgggggaggtgggggagttGGGGGAGTTGGAAGTGGAGCAGTTGGAAGCAACGCCCTGAGGAGTGTCACTGGAGGCTGGGGTCGCAccggagggagtgagggaagcGCAGAGAGCTCCGGAGGCCAATCCAGCTCCGACAAAGACGCCAGCCAGCCAAAAGGAGGAAATCGAAGGAAGGTCGTCGATCCTCCAACACCGGTACCGGCTGTCCCCCAGTCCGACGTGGACCCGAGGGTTCTGTCCAACACCGGATGGGGACAGACGCCCATACGGCAGAACACCTCCTGGGATGTCAATTTTTCTGCCAACCACAGACTCCAAGGACCCAAAGGAGACGAAAGAAAGCACAGCAGCGGCTCCGGATGGGGCACGGCAACACCGGCAGCGCCCTCCCAAACCTCCGGAG GTTGTGGTGGTGGGCCGGGCAACTCGGGCCCAGGAGGTTCTAACTGGGGAGAGCGGAACACTTCTGGTGGAGGTGGACAGAGCAGCTGGAACGATGGCTCCAGCTACAGGgggaacaacagcagcagcaacagtaaCACCTGGAGCAATAACGCAAACAAAGATGACCG GTCCAATACGTGGACTAATGCGCCCAAACCGCAGCAGGGCTGGGGTTCCAACGGTGGAAATGGCAGCGATCGCTGGGGTAACGGTGGAGATGGCGCCCGAGCAGGGGGCAAAAACCACTGGGGGGAGCCTCAGAAAGGTGGCGACGGCAACCGGTCCGGCTCTGGATGTTGGAACGAGTCAAGCCgaaccaacaccagcagcagcaacaccTGGGGAGGGAGCGGAGGATCAAATCCTCAAGACCAGAGCACCCCGAACCCGAACCCGGGCTCCAACTGGGGCGACTCGGCCCACAAACCCAATCCTCAGAGTAACGGCCAGGGCTGGGGAGAgccaacaaagaacaacaacggAGCCCAGAACTGGGACGAGCAGAATCCTAAGCCCTCCAACGAGTGGGGGAAAGGTCCCGAATCCAACATGTCTCGAGGCAATCAAGGCCCCGACAAGCCCTCAG GCTGGCAAGGAGGCCCCATGCCCGCAGGAGGCGTGAAGGAGGAAGTGTCAACTGGGTGGGAGGAGCCTTCTCCCGAGTCCGTTCGGCGACGGACGGAGATCGACGATGGGACTGCAGCTTGGGGAGAACCCG GTAAACGCAGCGGTGGAGCCGTCCACATGAGGAACAGGTCTGGCCAATCGGAGCAGGAGCCCGTGGGCCCGTCCGCTCAGCACCAGGCCCACCCGGCGGCACGCAACTcgatgcctcctcctcctcaccctcctcctcaacCCATGCAGACTCATGCCCAAGACAAAAGCTGCAGTTCCA cttGGGGTGAGCCTTTCCCCCAGAAGGAGTCCTCTACGTGGGAACCTGCTCCCGCTCCACCTGTTAAAGTGGACAATGGGACGTCTGCCTGGGGGAAGCCCATGGACACCAGCTCCACCTGGGAAGACCCCAACAGGGAGACCCGAGAGCCCGGGCCCGGGTGGAACGGCCAGCATAAGTCTG CTCCAGGTCCCAAGCCCATGGAGACatggggtggagaggaggcgtcCATGGGCAATAGCTGGgaccaggaagaggaggtggagattgGCATGTGGAGCAACAGCCAGCAAGACAACAGGTCTCATGACCAAAGCACCTGGAGCTACAAGCATAGATGCTCAAACAAG ATGAACAAACCAGTCAACAAACAGGATGAACCCTGGATGAAACCCTTCATCAACCAGTTCAACAGCATGAACTTCCCT AGAGACTCTCCCGACGACTCCATGAAGACCGGAGCAGGGATGGTGCAGGACAAGCGCATGGACATGGGCGGCATGGGCGACTACAACGGAGTCATGGGGAAGAACCCCGGGTCTCGGCACCAGCTCCACAAGGATTCTCCCATGGACCGCAGCCCTTGCTATGAAAAG AATGTAAACCCCATGATGGGCGGCAGCAGCGTAGCACAGGGCCGAGGCGGCCCCCAGTCCCAGGTCCCCCCCCAACCCAACCTCCGTAACCAAGTGCCTCCCCCCATCCTGCCCCCTCAG gtgcctCCATCCCTGTTGAAGTACCCAGGAGGTAACGGAGGTCTGAACCCTCTGTTTGGCCCTCAGCAGGTGGCTGTGCTCAACCAACTCACCCAGCTCAACCAGTTCAGCCAGCTGTCACAGCTCAACCAGATCAGCCAGTTACAG CGTCTTCTCttccagcagcagcaacaacaacaacaacagcagcaacagaaaGCTCAGATCCAGAGGCCTGTGGGACGACCGActgaacag ACGCGTCCTATCGGTTCGTCTCCATCCATGATGCAGCCGCCGCGGCACCTGGACCCCTCCATGCTGAAACAGGCCCCGCCGCACAAACCGTACCTGGATAACTACATGTCCCACAACACCCCTGAGATGCAGAAGGAAGCTGCTGCTCTCGGATCCTTCAGCAATTTCCCTTTAA GCTTGAACTCTAACCTGAATGTACCCATGGACAtgggcggcggcggtggtggcaACGCCGTGGGCTACAAAGAGCCCCAGTCCAGACTGAAGAAACTTTGGGCTACTGACCCTCTGGAGCAGAACAGCAAACCTG GTGCTATGTCGTCTGGGCTGCGTCTGGAGGACTCTCCCTTCTATGACTTCCTGTCCCCCGGCCCATCTCCCCTGAGTCCTCCCGGCCAATCAATGGGCTCGGTGGGCGATGGCTGGCCGCCCCGTGCCAACTCCCCCCTGCCCCATGGAAACTCTGTCGCCTGGCCCCCAG AGTTCCGGCCCGGAGAGCCGTGGAAAGGTTACCCCAACATTGACCCCGAGACCGACCCGTACATGACCCCCGGCAGTGTCATCAACTCCCTCTCCATCAACACCGTCCGTGACACAGACCACCTCAGGGACAGGAACAACG GGCCATCCTCATCACTGAACACCACGATGCCTTCTAACAGTGCCTGGTCATCCATTCGTGCCTCCAGCCACAGCGGTTCCCTCACCAGTACAGCACAAAGCACTTCAG ccAGACCCAGTGAGTCAAAGTGGTCTCCCGGCGGCGGTTCTGTGTCCAACTCCTCCCTGGCCCACGAGCTGTGGAAGGTCCCCCTGCCTCCCAAGGCGCTCGCCGTGGCGGCCCCCTCCAGACCACCACCCGGCCTCACCAGCCAGAAGCCCAGCTCTGCCTCCTCCGGGTGGGGCGCCTCCGAGTCCAGATACACACCTG GCTCCAGTTGGGGCGACAGCAGCAGCTCGGGGAGAAGCCAATGGCTGGTCCTGAGGAATCTCACACCTCAG ATCGACGGCTCCACCCTGAGGACCTTGTGCATGCAGCACGGCCCTCTGATCACATTCCACCTCAACCTGCCGCACGGTAACGCCGTGGTATGCTACAGCTCCAAGGACGAGGCCGCGAAGGCCCAGAAGAGCCTGCACAT GTGTGTTTTGGGGAACACTACGATTGTGGCCGAGATTGCCAGCGAGGAGGAAATCAACCGATTCTTTGCACAAGGGCAGTCATTGGCCACTCCCTCCTCCGGCTGGCAGGCCATCAGCTCCTCCCAGAGCAGAATGGATCAGTCTCACACCTTTCCCAGCCGCGCTCCCGAACCCAACCAGTGGAACGGCAGCGATCTCcacagctcctccctctgggGCGGGCCCAACTATTCCAGTAGCCTGTGGGGGAACCCCGGTGGCACCGAGGCAGGGAGGCTTAGCAGCCCTTCTCCAATCAGCTCCTTCCTCCCGGTGGATCACCTGACGGGCGGCGGGGACTCCATGTGA
- the LOC130188185 gene encoding trinucleotide repeat-containing gene 6A protein-like isoform X2 → MAPIRDSVSHSPNQTGLEHPGLDSQYETSPWSSGSPCSSDGNSNWSKVLVDGSADKPNNPSSTNSSVWPPSFSCSSSSSSSGCGSGSDPELASECMDADSSSSVGSEKNLAAVTTVMMMSANASSSVSSAASSPSSAMMVVVSVNGDSNGNSRQVIGGGIGTIGGANNGNNITGSSHYVTGSSSIGSNNHNNKPVNNSGVWGSNVIPTGGSSPCINGGLNPNTLNPNANHGAWPQSPSPASQGQRAPQAQGMSSKLGLAPQQSPVLGWGGKAAPNGSITMEDVEVNNGTASSKVLGSSNSGNDGLQPTNLNTESNGPNNTMMMNTTTTTTTNDTMTSSPPNSTASPQLSGDCSWGSVGGGNGVPLANGNSSSAAQHPQGELGGPGAFGTPWGATTYPGDKGTPNADTVNPPNPAAMQAGNPQIPSTAAYKSNNNHNSMLAPRWDQGPASNPNQPQSNWGLGSNKIPGSAGQTPGKGNQTTMGPPAGVPRPWGSSASSSSSSSSSSCASNNKTSNGEWRSVPPGNNHTDPGSHKVSSANNGWKSLEDDAMGMGGGGGGGGGGGGAGGGGGGGGVGGVGSGAVGSNALRSVTGGWGRTGGSEGSAESSGGQSSSDKDASQPKGGNRRKVVDPPTPVPAVPQSDVDPRVLSNTGWGQTPIRQNTSWDVNFSANHRLQGPKGDERKHSSGSGWGTATPAAPSQTSGGCGGGPGNSGPGGSNWGERNTSGGGGQSSWNDGSSYRGNNSSSNSNTWSNNANKDDRSNTWTNAPKPQQGWGSNGGNGSDRWGNGGDGARAGGKNHWGEPQKGGDGNRSGSGCWNESSRTNTSSSNTWGGSGGSNPQDQSTPNPNPGSNWGDSAHKPNPQSNGQGWGEPTKNNNGAQNWDEQNPKPSNEWGKGPESNMSRGNQGPDKPSGWQGGPMPAGGVKEEVSTGWEEPSPESVRRRTEIDDGTAAWGEPGKRSGGAVHMRNRSGQSEQEPVGPSAQHQAHPAARNSMPPPPHPPPQPMQTHAQDKSCSSTWGEPFPQKESSTWEPAPAPPVKVDNGTSAWGKPMDTSSTWEDPNRETREPGPGWNGQHKSAPGPKPMETWGGEEASMGNSWDQEEEVEIGMWSNSQQDNRSHDQSTWSYKHRCSNKMNKPVNKQDEPWMKPFINQFNSMNFPRDSPDDSMKTGAGMVQDKRMDMGGMGDYNGVMGKNPGSRHQLHKDSPMDRSPCYEKNVNPMMGGSSVAQGRGGPQSQVPPQPNLRNQVPPPILPPQQVAVLNQLTQLNQFSQLSQLNQISQLQRLLFQQQQQQQQQQQQKAQIQRPVGRPTEQTRPIGSSPSMMQPPRHLDPSMLKQAPPHKPYLDNYMSHNTPEMQKEAAALGSFSNFPLSLNSNLNVPMDMGGGGGGNAVGYKEPQSRLKKLWATDPLEQNSKPGAMSSGLRLEDSPFYDFLSPGPSPLSPPGQSMGSVGDGWPPRANSPLPHGNSVAWPPEFRPGEPWKGYPNIDPETDPYMTPGSVINSLSINTVRDTDHLRDRNNGPSSSLNTTMPSNSAWSSIRASSHSGSLTSTAQSTSARPSESKWSPGGGSVSNSSLAHELWKVPLPPKALAVAAPSRPPPGLTSQKPSSASSGWGASESRYTPGSSWGDSSSSGRSQWLVLRNLTPQIDGSTLRTLCMQHGPLITFHLNLPHGNAVVCYSSKDEAAKAQKSLHMCVLGNTTIVAEIASEEEINRFFAQGQSLATPSSGWQAISSSQSRMDQSHTFPSRAPEPNQWNGSDLHSSSLWGGPNYSSSLWGNPGGTEAGRLSSPSPISSFLPVDHLTGGGDSM, encoded by the exons ATGGCTCCCATTCGGGACTCCGTCAGCCACTCCCCTAATCAAACAG gTCTGGAGCACCCTGGCTTGGACTCGCAGTATGAGACTTCCCCCTGGTCCTCTGGCTCTCCCTGCAGCAGCGACGGCAACAGCAACTGGAGCAAAGTCCTAGTGGACGGGAGCGCCGACAAACCCAACAACCCGTCTTCAACCAACTCTTCCGTTTGGCCTCCTTCgttctcttgctcctcctcgtcttcctcttctggCTGCGGGTCCGGATCGGACCCCGAGTTGGCTTCAGAATGCATGGACGCAGACTCTAGCTCCTCGGTCGGCTCGGAGAAAAACCTCGCCGCTGTGACAacggtgatgatgatgtcagcaaatgcttcctcctctgtgtcttctgcggcctcttctccctcctctgccATGATGGTCGTCGTTTCAGTGAACGGAGACAGCAACGGGAACAGCCGTCAGGTAATAGGCGGAGGGATCGGAACCATCGGCGGTGCAAATAATGGAAATAACATCACCGGGTCCTCCCACTATGTGACCGGATCCAGCAGTATTGGCAGCAATAACCACAACAACAAGCCCGTCAATAATAGTGGTGTATGGGGCAGCAACGTGATCCCAACAGGCGGCAGCAGCCCCTGCATCAACGGAGGGTTAAATCCAAACACTTTAAACCCAAATGCCAACCACGGTGCCTGGCCGCAGAGCCCGAGCCCAGCGTCCCAGGGCCAACGGGCCCCACAGGCTCAGGGGATGAGTTCCAAACTAGGCCTAGCTCCCCAACAGAGCCCCGTGCTGGGCTGGGGGGGCAAGGCAGCGCCAAACGGCAGCATTACGATGGAAGATGTTGAGGTGAATAATGGTACAGCGAGCAGCAAGGTGTTAGGAAGCAGCAACAGTGGAAATGATGGCCTACAGCCGACCAACCTTAACACTGAATCCAATGGACCAAATAACACTATGATGATGAATACTACTACGACGACTACTACTAACGACACTATGACCTCTAGTCCACCAAACTCTACCGCCTCACCCCAGCTCAGCGGGGACTGCTCCTGGGGCTCTGTTGGAGGAGGGAACGGGGTTCCGCTGGCCAATGGAAACTCCTCATCAGCCGCCCAGCACCCCCAAGGAGAACTGGGCGGTCCCGGGGCCTTCGGTACACCTTGGGGTGCAACTACCTACCCTGGAGACAAAGGCACCCCAAATGCAGACACTGTGAACCCCCCAAACCCTGCCGCAATGCAGGCTGGGAACCCCCAAATACCCTCTACTGCTGCTTACAAGAGTAATAATAACCACAATAGCATGCTGGCCCCACGCTGGGACCAGGGGCCCGCCAGTAATCCAAACCAGCCCCAGAGCAACTGGGGTCTCGGCTCCAATAAAATCCCAGGTTCTGCAGGCCAAACGCCAGGAAAGGGGAACCAAACTACGATGGGCCCTCCAGCAGGGGTACCTCGCCCTTGGGGGAGCAGCGCatcgtcctcttcctcgtcaTCGTCGTCCTCTTGTGCATCTAACAACAAGACGTCAAATGGAGAATGGAGGTCGGTTCCTCCTGGTAACAACCACACAGATCCTGGAAGTCATAAAGTAAGCTCTGCCAACAATGGCTGGAAGAGCCTGGAGGATGACGCCATGggcatggggggagggggaggaggaggaggaggggggggaggagcggggggaggtgggggaggtgggggagttGGGGGAGTTGGAAGTGGAGCAGTTGGAAGCAACGCCCTGAGGAGTGTCACTGGAGGCTGGGGTCGCAccggagggagtgagggaagcGCAGAGAGCTCCGGAGGCCAATCCAGCTCCGACAAAGACGCCAGCCAGCCAAAAGGAGGAAATCGAAGGAAGGTCGTCGATCCTCCAACACCGGTACCGGCTGTCCCCCAGTCCGACGTGGACCCGAGGGTTCTGTCCAACACCGGATGGGGACAGACGCCCATACGGCAGAACACCTCCTGGGATGTCAATTTTTCTGCCAACCACAGACTCCAAGGACCCAAAGGAGACGAAAGAAAGCACAGCAGCGGCTCCGGATGGGGCACGGCAACACCGGCAGCGCCCTCCCAAACCTCCGGAG GTTGTGGTGGTGGGCCGGGCAACTCGGGCCCAGGAGGTTCTAACTGGGGAGAGCGGAACACTTCTGGTGGAGGTGGACAGAGCAGCTGGAACGATGGCTCCAGCTACAGGgggaacaacagcagcagcaacagtaaCACCTGGAGCAATAACGCAAACAAAGATGACCG GTCCAATACGTGGACTAATGCGCCCAAACCGCAGCAGGGCTGGGGTTCCAACGGTGGAAATGGCAGCGATCGCTGGGGTAACGGTGGAGATGGCGCCCGAGCAGGGGGCAAAAACCACTGGGGGGAGCCTCAGAAAGGTGGCGACGGCAACCGGTCCGGCTCTGGATGTTGGAACGAGTCAAGCCgaaccaacaccagcagcagcaacaccTGGGGAGGGAGCGGAGGATCAAATCCTCAAGACCAGAGCACCCCGAACCCGAACCCGGGCTCCAACTGGGGCGACTCGGCCCACAAACCCAATCCTCAGAGTAACGGCCAGGGCTGGGGAGAgccaacaaagaacaacaacggAGCCCAGAACTGGGACGAGCAGAATCCTAAGCCCTCCAACGAGTGGGGGAAAGGTCCCGAATCCAACATGTCTCGAGGCAATCAAGGCCCCGACAAGCCCTCAG GCTGGCAAGGAGGCCCCATGCCCGCAGGAGGCGTGAAGGAGGAAGTGTCAACTGGGTGGGAGGAGCCTTCTCCCGAGTCCGTTCGGCGACGGACGGAGATCGACGATGGGACTGCAGCTTGGGGAGAACCCG GTAAACGCAGCGGTGGAGCCGTCCACATGAGGAACAGGTCTGGCCAATCGGAGCAGGAGCCCGTGGGCCCGTCCGCTCAGCACCAGGCCCACCCGGCGGCACGCAACTcgatgcctcctcctcctcaccctcctcctcaacCCATGCAGACTCATGCCCAAGACAAAAGCTGCAGTTCCA cttGGGGTGAGCCTTTCCCCCAGAAGGAGTCCTCTACGTGGGAACCTGCTCCCGCTCCACCTGTTAAAGTGGACAATGGGACGTCTGCCTGGGGGAAGCCCATGGACACCAGCTCCACCTGGGAAGACCCCAACAGGGAGACCCGAGAGCCCGGGCCCGGGTGGAACGGCCAGCATAAGTCTG CTCCAGGTCCCAAGCCCATGGAGACatggggtggagaggaggcgtcCATGGGCAATAGCTGGgaccaggaagaggaggtggagattgGCATGTGGAGCAACAGCCAGCAAGACAACAGGTCTCATGACCAAAGCACCTGGAGCTACAAGCATAGATGCTCAAACAAG ATGAACAAACCAGTCAACAAACAGGATGAACCCTGGATGAAACCCTTCATCAACCAGTTCAACAGCATGAACTTCCCT AGAGACTCTCCCGACGACTCCATGAAGACCGGAGCAGGGATGGTGCAGGACAAGCGCATGGACATGGGCGGCATGGGCGACTACAACGGAGTCATGGGGAAGAACCCCGGGTCTCGGCACCAGCTCCACAAGGATTCTCCCATGGACCGCAGCCCTTGCTATGAAAAG AATGTAAACCCCATGATGGGCGGCAGCAGCGTAGCACAGGGCCGAGGCGGCCCCCAGTCCCAGGTCCCCCCCCAACCCAACCTCCGTAACCAAGTGCCTCCCCCCATCCTGCCCCCTCAG CAGGTGGCTGTGCTCAACCAACTCACCCAGCTCAACCAGTTCAGCCAGCTGTCACAGCTCAACCAGATCAGCCAGTTACAG CGTCTTCTCttccagcagcagcaacaacaacaacaacagcagcaacagaaaGCTCAGATCCAGAGGCCTGTGGGACGACCGActgaacag ACGCGTCCTATCGGTTCGTCTCCATCCATGATGCAGCCGCCGCGGCACCTGGACCCCTCCATGCTGAAACAGGCCCCGCCGCACAAACCGTACCTGGATAACTACATGTCCCACAACACCCCTGAGATGCAGAAGGAAGCTGCTGCTCTCGGATCCTTCAGCAATTTCCCTTTAA GCTTGAACTCTAACCTGAATGTACCCATGGACAtgggcggcggcggtggtggcaACGCCGTGGGCTACAAAGAGCCCCAGTCCAGACTGAAGAAACTTTGGGCTACTGACCCTCTGGAGCAGAACAGCAAACCTG GTGCTATGTCGTCTGGGCTGCGTCTGGAGGACTCTCCCTTCTATGACTTCCTGTCCCCCGGCCCATCTCCCCTGAGTCCTCCCGGCCAATCAATGGGCTCGGTGGGCGATGGCTGGCCGCCCCGTGCCAACTCCCCCCTGCCCCATGGAAACTCTGTCGCCTGGCCCCCAG AGTTCCGGCCCGGAGAGCCGTGGAAAGGTTACCCCAACATTGACCCCGAGACCGACCCGTACATGACCCCCGGCAGTGTCATCAACTCCCTCTCCATCAACACCGTCCGTGACACAGACCACCTCAGGGACAGGAACAACG GGCCATCCTCATCACTGAACACCACGATGCCTTCTAACAGTGCCTGGTCATCCATTCGTGCCTCCAGCCACAGCGGTTCCCTCACCAGTACAGCACAAAGCACTTCAG ccAGACCCAGTGAGTCAAAGTGGTCTCCCGGCGGCGGTTCTGTGTCCAACTCCTCCCTGGCCCACGAGCTGTGGAAGGTCCCCCTGCCTCCCAAGGCGCTCGCCGTGGCGGCCCCCTCCAGACCACCACCCGGCCTCACCAGCCAGAAGCCCAGCTCTGCCTCCTCCGGGTGGGGCGCCTCCGAGTCCAGATACACACCTG GCTCCAGTTGGGGCGACAGCAGCAGCTCGGGGAGAAGCCAATGGCTGGTCCTGAGGAATCTCACACCTCAG ATCGACGGCTCCACCCTGAGGACCTTGTGCATGCAGCACGGCCCTCTGATCACATTCCACCTCAACCTGCCGCACGGTAACGCCGTGGTATGCTACAGCTCCAAGGACGAGGCCGCGAAGGCCCAGAAGAGCCTGCACAT GTGTGTTTTGGGGAACACTACGATTGTGGCCGAGATTGCCAGCGAGGAGGAAATCAACCGATTCTTTGCACAAGGGCAGTCATTGGCCACTCCCTCCTCCGGCTGGCAGGCCATCAGCTCCTCCCAGAGCAGAATGGATCAGTCTCACACCTTTCCCAGCCGCGCTCCCGAACCCAACCAGTGGAACGGCAGCGATCTCcacagctcctccctctgggGCGGGCCCAACTATTCCAGTAGCCTGTGGGGGAACCCCGGTGGCACCGAGGCAGGGAGGCTTAGCAGCCCTTCTCCAATCAGCTCCTTCCTCCCGGTGGATCACCTGACGGGCGGCGGGGACTCCATGTGA